A stretch of Pristiophorus japonicus isolate sPriJap1 chromosome 12, sPriJap1.hap1, whole genome shotgun sequence DNA encodes these proteins:
- the rh50 gene encoding rh50-like protein, with the protein MSAIRCRLPFLVLFLEGILLVLIALFVTYDEHSDAAAQSNETDHNHNQLYAIFPVFQDIQVMIFVGFGLLMGFLKKYGYGGIAFNFMIAVFSVQWALLVQGWFYHFHHGKIHIGVYNLLTAETACATVMISFGAVLGKTSPVQILILALLEVPIFTATEWVIMELLKIKDVGGSITIHLFACYFGLSVTTVLYRPGLKDGHKDEGADYNSDKLAMLGTLLLWVFWPSFNSVFASTGDGQHRAVIHTYIGLSSCTLTTFAISSLLDKRGKIHIAHIQNAALAGGVAVGSAADMMVTPAGAFTLGCIASVLCTVGFKYLTPFLAKKLKIQDVCGINNLHGIPGFIGAIAGIATILLTSDERYGQGLYDTFPERVPKEGDRRLVELVRALPQLKAGGGRSAWDQAQYQAAAIGVCLGIAVLGGTVTGFILKLPFLAQPKDEYCFNDDPYFAVPEMEEKEEFEFTNKNNANNNQRLKLPV; encoded by the coding sequence ATGTCCGCTATCCGCTGCCGGCTGCCCTTCCTTGTCTTATTCCTGGAGGGGATTTTACTGGTGCTGATCGCACTGTTTGTGACTTATGATGAGCattctgacgctgcagcccagagcAATGAAACAGACCACAACCACAACCAGCTCTATGCAATCTTCCCAGTCTTCCAAGACATCCAGGTGATGATTTTTGTGGGCTTTGGACTCCTCATGGGCTTCCTGAAGAAGTACGGCTACGGAGGGATTGCCTTCAATTTTATGATCGCCGTGTTCTCCGTGCAATGGGCTCTGCTAGTGCAGGGCTGGTTCTATCATTTCCACCACGGCAAGATTCACATCGGGGTTTACAACCTGCTGACCGCCGAGACGGCTTGCGCCACTGTCATGATCTCATTCGGGGCCGTGCTGGGCAAAACCAGCCCGGTGCAGATCCTGATCTTAGCACTGCTGGAAGTGCCAATATTCACTGCCACCGAGTGGGTCATCATGGAGCTGCTAAAGATCAAGGATGTAGGGGGCTCGATCACCATCCACTTGTTTGCTTGTTACTTTGGGCTCAGTGTCACCACCGTGCTGTACAGACCGGGCTTGAAGGATGGCCACAAGGACGAAGGGGCAGACTATAACTCGGACAAGCTGGCCATGCTGGGGACCTTGTTGCTCTGGGTCTTCTGGCCCAGTTTCAATTCGGTCTTCGCCTCCACGGGAGACGGCCAGCACAGGGCGGTCATCCACACCTACATCGGGCTCAGCTCTTGCACGCTCaccaccttcgccatctccagcctGCTGGACAAGCGGGGCAAAATTCACATCGCCCACATCCAGAACGCGGCGCTGGCGGGCGGGGTGGCGGTGGGCTCGGCCGCGGACATGATGGTCACCCCGGCCGGGGCATTCACCTTGGGCTGCATCGCCTCGGTGCTGTGCACGGTGGGCTTTAAATACTTGACTCCTTTCCTGGCCAAAAAACTCAAAATCCAGGACGTGTGCGGCATCAACAACTTGCACGGGATCCCCGGCTTTATCGGGGCGATTGCCGGCATCGCCACGATCCTGTTAACCAGCGACGAGAGATACGGCCAGGGCTTGTATGATACCTTCCCAGAGAGGGTCCCCAAGGAAGGGGACCGGAGGCTGGTAGAATTGGTGCGGGCGCTGCCACAGCTGAAGGCTGGAGGTGGCCGCAGCGCATGGGATCAGGCACAGTACCAGGCGGCAGCTATCGGGGTCTGCTTGGGCATCGCTGTCCTAGGAGGGACTGTCACTGGATTCATATTAAAACTACCCTTTCTGGCTCAGCCTAAAGACGAGTATTGTTTCAACGACGACCCTTACTTTGCAGTGCCAGAGATGGAAGAGAAAGAAGAATTTGAATTTACCAATAAAAACAACGCGAACAATAACCAGCGCCTGAAGCTTCCTGTTTGA